The nucleotide window CTCTCAAATAACGCCAGGGGATATCATGCCTTTCATTGGTTAGAATATGGCTACCTACAACAGGGACGGATAGAGGATGCTAAAAAATTAGTCAATGATATGCATACTTATGTCACAGAAACTCCTTCTCCTAGAGCAAGGGCCCATATGGTGTTTTTGAAATCAACCTATTTGGCCGAAACTAAGGATTTTGATGATGAAATTACGGACATTAAAGTAGATGTATCCGGTTTAAACATTTCCACAAGAAGTCAATACAATTTTCTTGATGGTTATAAAGCATATTACGATAATAATGTTGCTAAACTAGACAGCATTACCGCTTTAATTGAAGAGGATATTAAAAGTGAAGAAGTCTTGGCCCAAAACCTTGATGGGGGATTTTCGGTCTGTTCAAGTGCTACAAGGGAATTCCCTTCGACCTTAAATATTCAGCAGTCTCAAGTTATGGTTCTAGAATTAAAGGCACTTTCAGCCATGTTGAAAAAAGATAAAATACTTACTGAACAATATTTTAAGGAAGCTCTAGATTTACAATCTAAAACCTCCTATAGTTATGGACCACCTGACGTAGCAATGCCTCCGTCTAATCTTTATGCAGACTGGCTTGCTAGCGAAAACAGAAATACAGAGGCTTTGGAAATGTATGAGTATACTTTAAAAAGAGCCCCAAACCATACTAATACTATTAAGGCAATGGAAATGGTTCAGGGTAGATTATAACAATTAAAGTTCCCTAATCAATATCAAACCGGAGACCAAGAGAAACATTGTTCTGGTCTATTGCCTGGTCCTTAAAAATTGTTGACAAGTCGTATTTAGCATAAATACTAAAGTCATCGAAACCAATATAAGCGCTTAAGCCATATGCAAAATTACTGGCGTTATAATTACGTTTAATTTTTTCTTTCACGCGGTTACCATCTTCTTTGTACTTTAATTTTTGCATACTGCTTAAGCGTACTCCGGCATAACCCCCAATACCGATTTTAAATTGGTCTGCGGTAGAATATCTAAAATAGGTTTTACGTTCAATTTTCTTCGATGGACCAAATTCAAAATGTAGTGGAACTACCAGATTGGTTACCCTAAATTTAGATTTATTAAGATCTCCGGGAAATTCCTCGAAAGTAGTTATATCTCCATTCTGGACAAAGTACGTATTATCTTTTGCGTCTAATTTATTCCATTGCAAAGAAAGACCATACCTAAATCGCCATGCATTCGAATTTTCAAGCACTCTAGTGGTCCAAGCCCAGCCTAACTCTACAAATCCAGACCCAAAAGTTTTAAAAGGGGAATCACTCAATCCCTCACCCTCCGTAATAGCATTGTTAATACCTATGGCCAAAACCACATCTGAAGTGGTACGTCTATCATATTTTCTTGGCTTATTTTGCCCCTTAATTCTAAATCCTGCGAAACTCTCTTCTCCCCCCAGGCTAAAACCTACATAAGAAAGCTCCCCATCTGAAAGATCTTTATAACCCTCCTCATTTCGTTGAAGAAGGGAAATCTTATTGTCGATAATTGCCAATCTATTTTCAATATTCAGAGCCCTCTTTTCAGCAGCCTCCTTTTTAAGCTGTTCTGCCTCGTTATATGTAATCTCTTGTTTTTCTAATCTTTGATTGATTATTTCAACTTCAGATTTAAGGAAATTACGTTCTTCCTTTTCAATGGTTTCCTTTAAGTTTTCAAGAGTTTTTATTTTCTCTTCATTATTCGATTGTGCATGACCAATAGATAGGTTAAAACAGAAAACCAAAAGGATAATTATTTTTAAATATGAATACATAACTGTTCGTTTTTTGATGTTAGAATTTTAATTGATTTTAATTGATGTTGTAAACTATATGGGCTGTTTAATTGTTTCGTTGTGCTACGGTTGTTTTTACTGCCTCAATCCCATCTATTAAGGTCTCGAACATTTTAGTCCTAAAAGACTCCTCTAACTCACCCTCTAC belongs to Aegicerativicinus sediminis and includes:
- a CDS encoding ELKS/Rab6-interacting/CAST family protein, which codes for MYSYLKIIILLVFCFNLSIGHAQSNNEEKIKTLENLKETIEKEERNFLKSEVEIINQRLEKQEITYNEAEQLKKEAAEKRALNIENRLAIIDNKISLLQRNEEGYKDLSDGELSYVGFSLGGEESFAGFRIKGQNKPRKYDRRTTSDVVLAIGINNAITEGEGLSDSPFKTFGSGFVELGWAWTTRVLENSNAWRFRYGLSLQWNKLDAKDNTYFVQNGDITTFEEFPGDLNKSKFRVTNLVVPLHFEFGPSKKIERKTYFRYSTADQFKIGIGGYAGVRLSSMQKLKYKEDGNRVKEKIKRNYNASNFAYGLSAYIGFDDFSIYAKYDLSTIFKDQAIDQNNVSLGLRFDID